Sequence from the Fodinibius salicampi genome:
CAACAGCTGTTGCATCATAGGAACCAGCGGCATGGTTTCCGGCTGTTTGGCTTTTTCATGCGGATAGATCACCCATCCCATAATGCTGATAGAAAAGACAATTAAAATCGTAGTTATTAATATTGAATCTCTCATAATTTCAAATATTTATTTTTAATTATATGAACTATATCTAAATTCCCGATTGCGCTAATGGAAACATCCATTGCCCCTTCAGTATATAATAATCTACTCATGGAGGCATCCCTTAGTCCTTCGCGTTCTGTGTCTATACAGGCATTTTGGACTTTTCAGCTAAGATCTGCATCCCTTGTTCCATTTTTGTTATTTTCATTGGCTTTCTTCTGATTCATTAAACTTACCTTCCATCTCCATTCTAACAGAAAAAGAAGAAGCTATTTTCCCTGCCATTTCCTTGGCATGTTCGGCTTTTTCACCTTCAAAATATTCATCTACGGTCTCTTCAAATAATCCATACCATCGACCAAAATCTTCCTTTTCTATAGGTAAAGGAAGGTGTTCTCTAAATGGATGTCCCTTATAGCGTTGAGTCTGAAACAACAATTTTGACCAAAAATCAACCATTTTAGGCAAATGGTTCTCCCACTCCACCCCCGCAAAATCATTAAAAATGGGTCCAAGCCGCACATCCTTTTCTACTTTGGCATAAAAAGCATGCACAAGTTTTTGAATGTCATCTTCATTTTGGATGTCTTTCATCTAATACTTCTCTTTTCTATATGATTTAACAATTTCTGTAATCTATTATAATTCCAAGTCGCTCAATTTCTTGAACCGTTCAATCTCATCCAATACGTAGTCACGGCAATAATCGGAAGCAGAGCACCAAATGCCAAAGCATATAAAATCCATGGCCCGGAAAGCACATCTGGCCACAACCGTGTAGGTATAAGTAACGTTACCAATGTAATGAGAATAGCAACCCCAACAGCCTGATAATATCTAATAGAAATGGGGGACTTTACCTGGATCCATCCTATTCCCATTAACGTAAGCCCTCCCAGCAATAAAATATGCAAATAGAACAGGCGTAATCCCGGATCGGACAGCCAGAATGAACTGGGTATTACTGAACTTACGAACTGCATTAATCCTTTTAAACTCAACAGGCAAATAGGCCAAATCCATATTCGGTGTTTCCAATTTCCAGATTTATATAATACCAGCAGCACTATTAATATTCCTATAGCCGCCAGTGCTCCCCCAATACGCGCCGTTATCAAAAGCGTAGAAGAAAGCAATGATTCGGATATTCCATATGGAAAAGTCAGCGGCGCCCCAATAGCTATACATCCTAAAGCCACGTGTGGAGGAATCGGCCAGTTTTTTTCGCTGATATTCAGCTCCGAAATTAAAACAGCCAATAGTATCAATACAACCCAACCTTCAGTAAAAGCAGCAAGAAAGAAATGAGTCATACTCTTCATCAACAGGTGCGACTGCGGAGCTATCTCCTGTATAACTGCCACTCCCCAGGCGCCCAGTGAGCAGATGGACAGCAGGAAGAGTGCTCCATCAAACCAAGGCAGACTATCATCCTCTTTTAAAGCGGAACGGCCTTTCCAGTATCCCCACATAAATCCATACCAGCTGAGCATTACCAAGCCTGAAAAGACCACGGAAAGCGGCATGGCAGCCGACCCCAAAGGTACAGGACGATAGCCATAGAATAAGAAAAAAGGATAAGCCAACAGGCCAAATAATAAAGTGGCGGCAATGGAATATTTCATCCATTTTATTACCCTGACCTGGCTGTGAGTATCTAATTTTCCGACTATTTTCTGCATAATAATGTAAAAAGGCAATGGAACCGCCCAAGCAAAAAACATCAAATGCGAATGAGCATGGCGAACATTGCCAAAGGATAATTCACCGGGCATCCATCCCAGCATTCCTAATCGATAGAAAAAGCCGGTAAGTCCCGCTAGCACAAAACAAGCCACTGATGCCTGCCATAGAAAGGAACCATTTTGCAATCTCACAGAACCGAAATTATGAAATCCCATAACCTGACTTTTTAAGATAAATCTTATAAATCATCGAATATAACAGGTCTTTATAAACATTTGATGATAAATAAGATGTTAACAAAATGAGACTCTTTAAAATATTACCTTGCCCTATCATTTTAGTATTGCGAGACACCTAGCTGATTATCAAATGTGTTGTAATTAACCTCATTAATACCTTGCTTCATCAAGCTGTCAATATTTGTTTGAAACATATCACAAAACATATCTTCTGAGAGCATAGCCCTCGCTCCTTTTTTTGTAGCCCCCTCACCATGTATTTGTATATGGCCCAGACTCTGATAAATCCTCCAGGCTTTCCGTAACCTTTTCTTGCCAGCCTCTCTTTTGTTCTCCTTCCAATCAATATAGCCTCTTAAAAATAGAGCCTGATAGTTTGAATTGTCAGCTGACAGAACAGCATCTAATAATTCCTTAGCTTCAGACATATTATTATCAAATATTGCAATTTTTGACAATTGCAAAGGAGCGCCAATCTCTTCGCGATTCAAATCTTTTGCATACCTATACTTTCTTTCAGCTCTCTCCATATCGAATAGCGGGTTATCGTCATCCGTACAGAAATATAGTTTCCCTAATTGCAACTGAGTACGCGGTACATTCTCCTGAATCTCTTCTAGTCGAAGCCAGTATTTTTCAGTCTGTTTGAATTTCCGTTGAAATAGATACATGTTTCCCAAATAGTATAATGCATCCGTATGTTCTCCATCTCGTTTCAGTGCCTCTTTATAATGATATATAGCTTGTTCATAGTCTCCGGCCGTTCGACTTGCAGTAGCTTGTTGATAGTGAGACCAAAATTCTTTACTTGCTTTCACTTCAACATTTTGTTCTTCCTTTATTGAATGAGCTTTTTGTAACTCTCCCTGTGAAATATACTTCCAAATACCAACAGATGAATACAGAAATACCAATAAAGAAAAGGATAATATATGTGACCTTTTGACCATCCTCTGATATAATTATAAGTTATAATTCTGCCAAGAATTAGTTTAGATTTCGTAACGCTGAATCACCCTCTTGGATATGCAGTCGCTGGTTTGCCTTCACATTCGTGAATACCTGTTCTTCTCCGCTCGGCCAGCGGATAAAAAGGGTATCGGCCTGACACGCTCTTCCAAGTCCAAATTGCTGTATTAACGTATTTTGTGAGAGATAGGAAGGCTGCATTCCAACCTGTCTTATTTGCACCTCATCATCCACAGTCAGTCTTATCTTTGTCCCAATTGCAGATTTATTACTTTCCGTACCTTCCAGCTTCAATTGCAGCCATTGATTGGCGGTTTGGGTTTGGTTTTCCAGCAAAACAGCAGGAGCATCATGATTCACAATAAAAAGATCCTGTTGCCCATCGTTATTATAATCGCCATAAGCACCACCACGCCCTACCCACTCTTCTTTGAAGTACGCTCCCGCTAGTTCAGATATATCGTAGAAGCCATCTTCATTGTTTCGATTCCAGAATATCCGATCTTCCATAGGAATCATATCTTGGGAGTTCTCTGTTTTTTGCATTGTGTGTCCGTTAACTACGAAAAGGTCCTCTCTTCCGTCATTATTTATATCCACAAACGAAGTTGCCCAACCTACATAATCAGTCGATAATTGTCCCATCCCAAATCGATCGGCTTCATCTCGAAATTCAAGTGTCCCCCTGGTATTGACCATATTGCTATAAAAAGCATTTTCTTCGGCAACCCAGTGGGTAACAAAAAGATCGTGATCCTGATCTCCATTCCAGTCACCAATGGCAACCCCCATTGAACCCCTATAATCAGCTACCTTAGCTTGGTAACTGATATTTATAAAAGTTCCATCACCCAAATTCTGATATAGCATATTGTCCGTTACATCATTTGCTATATACAGATCCGGCAAATTATTATTGGTCAAATCCACCCACGCTACCGCAAGACTTTTACCCTCCAGATTAGCAACACCCGCTTCTTTGGACACTTCTGAAAAGGTTCCATCCCCATTATTTTTATATAACAGATTGGAAGCAGGTTCAAAGACTGATGGATTAATAGAAGGCGGCTCCTGCAGGTTTCGGATTTCCTCATCATCAGGAATTTCAAAATATATTATGTATCCACCAATATAGAGATCAACGAAGCCGTCGCTATTATAATCCGCCCATGCCGCTCCCGACCAAAATCCCTCTTTCTCTGCAAGTCCCGCCTCAGCTGTAACTTCTGTAAAGGTACCATTACCATTATTATGAAAGAGTCTGTTTTGACCATAAGTGGTAATGAGACAATCAATATACCCATCATTATCATAATCGGCCCAGGCGGTACCAATACCATATACTGGAATTTTCAAGCCTGCCTGTTCTGTTACATCTGTAAAAGAACCGTCACCATTATTTTGATATAGTACAGGAGTTGCGGGTGAATTATTGAATGCTTCATGACCCATATCTGTCGGTCCGGCAAAATTCACCACAAACAGATCTTCATATCCGTCATTATTAAAATCAATCCACGCTACACCAGATCCCATATCTTCCGTAATCCTTGAGCCACGCTCTTTATAAAAATGCTTGAACTCAATTCCTTTTTGTGCCGTGACATTTTCAAAACGAATTTGCGGAACGTCTTCCGGAACTTTCCTATCCAGCCGTGCTGTTCGTCCTTCTACCTCGTCACCGGGTATATATTTTGCGGTATCCTGCTTCTGCCAAATAAAAGAAGCTGCAAGAATAGAAATTAATGCTATAAATACGGATGCGCTGAGTATTCTTTTTTTCCGGCGGCTTAAATTAGAAAACATGATGTTTTTTTCTTATCGAGACACTTTTACCTGATGAGTATCACTGGAAACGGTAGTTATAGGAGCCGTTTCGTCATCTACTTCTGTAAATACTTCATTCATCAAAAACTGGTTGAATTTTCGATACTGCAGCTTCGCTGTTATATAAATGTCTGTAATATTTTCTTCCGTTATATCCACAGCAAAACGAGCATAATCGGTTTTCCCGGGGTAGAGAGCCCGGCTGTACCGTACGCCTACAAGCTCCCAAAGATTGTGGCGGTCAATTAAATTTCCATATTGATCGACCGGCTCGGCTTTAAATATGAAACTACCGGATTCTATAAAATGATCTTCATCCAGCGTTCCTGATGAAAATAATATATTGCCATCCTGGTCTTTAGCTATTATTTCTATCCATGACTGCATCATATCCAATGGACCTGTTGGAAATTCATGGCCTGCTTTTTTGTTAGTAATAATGACATCCATATTTAATTCCTCGCCCACCTGGATACTATCTGGGCTGATAATTGAGATCGGAATGGTCTCACCTTTAACCCACTTATCCTGTATTTCCGGAATTTCATAATCTCCCCGAAGCCATTCCTCAATCAGCTCTACATGCTTATCTGCATTAGGCAAGTCCAGTAGCTTGGGCACATATTGATTTCCACCCAAAAACCGATGACTACGGTGTTTTTTATCATCAGCTGTCCTGTTTATATCAAGCGCATCCCCACGAGCCGGATCTTCTGAAGCTGTGAGCGGCATGTGGCAATCCCTGCATTCCAGTGTGGCAAATGCGTTCTCCTCATCATTCCAGTGACTCTTCCGCCATTGGTCATATTGATTCTGTAACTGAACCCACCCCACATTATTAATATCTTCGTCTATATATTGCTTATGACAGGAACCACAATACTCAGATGTTTTATAAAATGTCCGGCTGTAACTATCTACATGTTTTTCTGGATAGGCCCTTATCAGGAAATCGCTAATAAGCTTAGCTATCTTTCCATCCTTAAGCTCAAATATATATCGCTCCGGAGAGATAATGGCATAGTCTGCATTTCCCTGAACATCAGCCTCTGTCATAGTATGGCAAGAGACGCAGGATATCCCCTCATCAAGTCCGATATTATTAGTCAGTTTATCGGAATAGAGATTCGCAGAACCAGCAAATAATCCAATGGGATCGTGGCAACCAGCGCAATACCGGCTGGCCACTGCTCCCTTTTGTTTGCCCATATTTTCCTGAATTTTCCTAAAAAATGGATCCGAAGCAGCGTAGCGATGGGCACTAGTCTCCCATTCTTCTTTTATTTCAGAATGACAACCTGATGTACCACACGATTCCGATCCTCCGAGCCGTTCTGCGTCAATAAGATCTCCGCTTTCTGTACGGGCAAGGCTTGGCGCAAAGGGACTCTCAGCCCCCTCATGGTATGGATAATCATTGGGTAGTTTAACCGTATCAGAATAAGAAGATGAGTAAGCAAACATTAGTAGTCCTACTACCGCAAACTGATAGAGCAACAAATAGGCACTGTTAAAACTAAATTTCTTTTGGCCTAACTTTCTTTTTTGAATCGTTTCGCTCTTATTTTCTGCTTTTGAATCCCGGAAGATAATCAACCCTACGTGAGGGATAACCGAAGCGATGAGTACAAAGGTTGAGGTTAAATGTATTTTCTTCCAAACAGCTGTGATAGCCGACATGAATAACGCTTCATAAGTCAAAATCAAACCCGATATTATGGCTACTGTTGTAGCGGCCATTGCTACATATCCCATAATCACGAATTCGTTGATGGGACGGTCTTTATATTCCAGCCAATGCTGATATTGATACCACAGGTAAGGAAACAGAAATAGTAATCCCACAACTGTATGTAAAAGTACCATTAACTGATTGCCCACACTGAAAGGCAACAGATAAATAGAAAGACCTGTTAATATCTCAAATAAAAGAAAGCCAGATACCGTATAAAGAAGCGGCCGAACCCATTTGTTTCTTTTTGATGTCATCGATAGTCGCTAAAACCAATTATGAATTTCAAAAGTAATAATAAGATAAAATACTCTTTTATACCAAATAAAATCAGGT
This genomic interval carries:
- a CDS encoding group III truncated hemoglobin — translated: MKDIQNEDDIQKLVHAFYAKVEKDVRLGPIFNDFAGVEWENHLPKMVDFWSKLLFQTQRYKGHPFREHLPLPIEKEDFGRWYGLFEETVDEYFEGEKAEHAKEMAGKIASSFSVRMEMEGKFNESEESQ
- a CDS encoding tetratricopeptide repeat protein; translated protein: MVKRSHILSFSLLVFLYSSVGIWKYISQGELQKAHSIKEEQNVEVKASKEFWSHYQQATASRTAGDYEQAIYHYKEALKRDGEHTDALYYLGNMYLFQRKFKQTEKYWLRLEEIQENVPRTQLQLGKLYFCTDDDNPLFDMERAERKYRYAKDLNREEIGAPLQLSKIAIFDNNMSEAKELLDAVLSADNSNYQALFLRGYIDWKENKREAGKKRLRKAWRIYQSLGHIQIHGEGATKKGARAMLSEDMFCDMFQTNIDSLMKQGINEVNYNTFDNQLGVSQY
- a CDS encoding CRTAC1 family protein, translated to MFSNLSRRKKRILSASVFIALISILAASFIWQKQDTAKYIPGDEVEGRTARLDRKVPEDVPQIRFENVTAQKGIEFKHFYKERGSRITEDMGSGVAWIDFNNDGYEDLFVVNFAGPTDMGHEAFNNSPATPVLYQNNGDGSFTDVTEQAGLKIPVYGIGTAWADYDNDGYIDCLITTYGQNRLFHNNGNGTFTEVTAEAGLAEKEGFWSGAAWADYNSDGFVDLYIGGYIIYFEIPDDEEIRNLQEPPSINPSVFEPASNLLYKNNGDGTFSEVSKEAGVANLEGKSLAVAWVDLTNNNLPDLYIANDVTDNMLYQNLGDGTFINISYQAKVADYRGSMGVAIGDWNGDQDHDLFVTHWVAEENAFYSNMVNTRGTLEFRDEADRFGMGQLSTDYVGWATSFVDINNDGREDLFVVNGHTMQKTENSQDMIPMEDRIFWNRNNEDGFYDISELAGAYFKEEWVGRGGAYGDYNNDGQQDLFIVNHDAPAVLLENQTQTANQWLQLKLEGTESNKSAIGTKIRLTVDDEVQIRQVGMQPSYLSQNTLIQQFGLGRACQADTLFIRWPSGEEQVFTNVKANQRLHIQEGDSALRNLN
- a CDS encoding cytochrome b/b6 domain-containing protein, which encodes MTSKRNKWVRPLLYTVSGFLLFEILTGLSIYLLPFSVGNQLMVLLHTVVGLLFLFPYLWYQYQHWLEYKDRPINEFVIMGYVAMAATTVAIISGLILTYEALFMSAITAVWKKIHLTSTFVLIASVIPHVGLIIFRDSKAENKSETIQKRKLGQKKFSFNSAYLLLYQFAVVGLLMFAYSSSYSDTVKLPNDYPYHEGAESPFAPSLARTESGDLIDAERLGGSESCGTSGCHSEIKEEWETSAHRYAASDPFFRKIQENMGKQKGAVASRYCAGCHDPIGLFAGSANLYSDKLTNNIGLDEGISCVSCHTMTEADVQGNADYAIISPERYIFELKDGKIAKLISDFLIRAYPEKHVDSYSRTFYKTSEYCGSCHKQYIDEDINNVGWVQLQNQYDQWRKSHWNDEENAFATLECRDCHMPLTASEDPARGDALDINRTADDKKHRSHRFLGGNQYVPKLLDLPNADKHVELIEEWLRGDYEIPEIQDKWVKGETIPISIISPDSIQVGEELNMDVIITNKKAGHEFPTGPLDMMQSWIEIIAKDQDGNILFSSGTLDEDHFIESGSFIFKAEPVDQYGNLIDRHNLWELVGVRYSRALYPGKTDYARFAVDITEENITDIYITAKLQYRKFNQFLMNEVFTEVDDETAPITTVSSDTHQVKVSR